A single region of the Calditrichota bacterium genome encodes:
- a CDS encoding glycosyltransferase — protein MIEFFIVIITSLSIVYFLTMHFLETGLKKLKTPPKNILSDSLIKVSVIVACRNEEENIPGLIKCLLAQQTKNIDIEFILVNDRSEDSSGQLIDDRTNKDNRFKSIHIKDRVAGFAPKKYAIDCAIKEASGEINILTDADGRPGKDWVQSLVAYFQNGADMLLGYAPYTISQKSSLFMKMLALEYFAPAAVAAATTGLGYPLTCVGTNMAYRKNVYLEIGGFGEFKSFISGDDDLFLTRVRENGNYKIQYANDEKCHVFNAPPKTFKQFVNQRLRYASKGFVYPNKVTAGLTIYVLFNFFLFFGLIYGLFNMGPILWSSLAALAIKTFSEYKFTRKAAQAINDKRFTNYYFVTALLHVPYILFFGILGQLKIFRWAEKKTEHGIVK, from the coding sequence ATGATAGAATTTTTTATTGTAATTATAACCAGTTTAAGCATTGTTTATTTCCTGACAATGCATTTTTTAGAGACAGGGTTAAAAAAACTCAAAACTCCACCTAAAAATATTTTGTCCGATTCACTGATCAAAGTTTCTGTAATAGTGGCCTGTAGAAATGAAGAAGAAAATATACCCGGTTTAATAAAATGCCTTTTGGCCCAGCAAACAAAAAATATTGATATAGAATTTATCCTGGTCAATGACCGCTCAGAAGATTCAAGTGGGCAACTAATTGACGACCGGACTAACAAAGACAATCGCTTCAAATCTATTCATATCAAAGATCGGGTTGCCGGATTTGCACCAAAAAAATATGCCATCGATTGCGCAATAAAAGAAGCAAGCGGCGAAATCAACATTTTAACAGATGCAGATGGACGACCCGGCAAAGATTGGGTTCAATCGCTGGTGGCTTATTTTCAAAATGGTGCCGATATGTTGCTTGGCTATGCTCCGTATACAATTTCACAAAAATCATCCCTTTTTATGAAAATGCTGGCCCTGGAATATTTTGCGCCGGCGGCTGTGGCTGCGGCAACTACAGGCTTGGGTTACCCGCTAACCTGCGTTGGCACAAACATGGCTTACCGCAAAAATGTCTATCTGGAGATTGGCGGGTTTGGGGAATTCAAATCTTTTATTTCCGGTGATGATGATCTGTTTCTAACCCGCGTTCGCGAAAACGGCAATTATAAAATCCAATATGCAAATGATGAGAAATGCCATGTTTTTAACGCACCACCAAAAACTTTCAAGCAATTTGTAAACCAAAGATTGCGTTATGCAAGTAAAGGATTTGTCTACCCAAATAAAGTAACTGCCGGGCTAACCATTTATGTTCTGTTTAACTTTTTCCTTTTTTTTGGATTGATTTATGGCTTGTTCAATATGGGTCCAATTTTATGGAGTTCACTGGCTGCTTTGGCGATAAAAACTTTTTCAGAATATAAATTTACCCGGAAAGCCGCGCAGGCAATAAATGATAAGCGGTTTACAAATTACTATTTTGTTACGGCTTTACTGCACGTACCCTATATTTTGTTTTTTGGCATATTGGGTCAGTTAAAAATTTTCCGCTGGGCAGAGAAAAAAACTGAACACGGCATTGTAAAGTGA
- a CDS encoding glycosyltransferase translates to MNEIYIIAIIALALSTAYIFFLTYMLSHENPKKHELATIPKVSVLVAFRDEQNNILACCEALNKLDYPKDKLEILMLNDQSSDESPRIVEEYILEKESFRLINIEGEMANLKAKMNVLAQGIQKSGGEFIFVTDADCQPSPGWIKTMLQYFDPTIGLVSGFTILEKQNPGLFSILQTMDWIFLQGLAFLSSNIKKPITVIGNNLAFRRNVYDQIGGFESIGFSITEDHALMKTILDKANKQVKYIRDKEAIVKSLPVNSFGDFLKQRLRWIRGGMSGSLFSFFLVGFSFMVHLAIIALFALSQWNGVSATAIGLIIGIDYFLLKKQLKALGLENLKRHFVKFEVFYIFYPIILFMLTPLSKRIGWKGRKL, encoded by the coding sequence ATGAATGAAATTTACATAATCGCAATAATTGCCCTGGCTCTGTCCACAGCTTATATCTTTTTTCTGACTTATATGCTGAGCCATGAAAATCCTAAAAAGCATGAATTAGCAACGATTCCCAAAGTAAGTGTTCTGGTCGCCTTTCGTGATGAACAGAATAATATTCTTGCCTGTTGTGAAGCTCTAAACAAATTGGATTATCCAAAAGACAAGCTCGAAATCCTGATGCTCAATGATCAGTCCTCAGATGAATCCCCAAGAATCGTTGAAGAATATATTTTAGAAAAAGAATCTTTTCGTCTAATAAATATTGAAGGTGAGATGGCAAACCTCAAAGCCAAAATGAATGTGCTGGCCCAGGGCATTCAAAAATCAGGTGGGGAATTTATTTTTGTAACAGATGCAGATTGCCAACCCTCTCCTGGATGGATAAAAACCATGCTTCAATATTTTGATCCGACCATTGGCCTTGTTAGTGGCTTTACAATTCTTGAAAAACAAAACCCGGGTTTATTCAGCATTTTGCAAACTATGGATTGGATATTTCTGCAAGGTCTGGCTTTCTTATCCAGCAATATTAAAAAGCCAATTACAGTTATTGGCAACAATCTTGCTTTTCGTAGAAACGTGTATGATCAGATTGGCGGATTTGAGTCGATCGGTTTTTCCATAACCGAAGACCATGCCTTAATGAAAACCATTTTAGATAAAGCCAATAAACAAGTGAAATATATCCGGGACAAAGAGGCAATTGTTAAAAGCCTGCCCGTTAATAGTTTTGGCGATTTTCTAAAACAAAGATTACGCTGGATAAGAGGCGGAATGTCCGGGAGTTTGTTTTCTTTCTTTTTGGTAGGATTTTCTTTTATGGTTCACCTGGCGATTATTGCCCTCTTTGCCCTTTCCCAGTGGAATGGGGTTTCGGCCACCGCCATTGGCCTGATAATTGGCATTGATTATTTCCTGCTAAAAAAGCAGCTCAAAGCTCTGGGTCTGGAAAATCTAAAAAGGCATTTCGTAAAATTTGAGGTCTTCTATATTTTCTACCCAATTATTCTTTTTATGCTTACTCCTCTTTCAAAAAGAATTGGCTGGAAAGGGAGAAAGCTTTAA
- a CDS encoding Hsp20/alpha crystallin family protein, whose translation MTLTRLNPSRSIFSLKSDMDRLFDTFFDNGGSVADSYSDVIPKVDIQENEHEFIIHSEIPGMKKDDIKITFENNYLTISGEKKPDKSYKKEDFHHIERLYGKFSRTMAIPVGVMLDKIDAEYVQGVLTVKIPKAEEAKPKQIAVKVK comes from the coding sequence ATGACACTTACTCGTTTGAATCCATCAAGAAGTATTTTCTCTTTAAAGAGTGATATGGATCGCTTATTTGACACCTTTTTTGATAATGGTGGCAGTGTAGCCGATTCTTATTCTGATGTAATCCCAAAGGTGGATATTCAGGAAAATGAACATGAGTTTATTATTCATTCTGAAATACCGGGCATGAAAAAGGATGATATTAAAATCACCTTTGAGAATAACTATTTGACAATCTCCGGCGAGAAGAAACCGGATAAGAGTTACAAAAAAGAAGATTTTCACCACATTGAGCGTCTCTATGGAAAATTTAGCAGAACCATGGCGATACCTGTTGGAGTGATGCTCGATAAAATTGATGCTGAGTATGTACAGGGCGTTCTTACGGTTAAAATTCCAAAGGCCGAAGAGGCAAAACCAAAACAGATTGCAGTTAAAGTAAAATAA
- a CDS encoding Do family serine endopeptidase, which yields MKRKNYLSSTPLILIGIFTGALFFSNLAPISQAEESAPSINNEINNQEGEKNPVDQPLLTLRDFNKAYINIAKKVNPAVVTVFTEKIHKVRNVGSPFFNSPFDPFFKDFFGRQFQPKTPQEKEYRQQGLGSGVIVDNNGYILTNNHVIEGADTIYVRLMDLREIPVKVIGADPKTDIAVLKVDEENLTYTKLGDSNKLEVGEWVLAIGSPMSPDLAHTVTNGIVSAKGRSNVGLADYEDFIQTDAAINPGNSGGALINLDGELVGINTAIATRSGGYQGIGFAVPINMAKNVMKSLIKHGTVVRGWLGIYIQDVNETMATAMDLPNSKGTLVSDVSEDGPAEEAGIKPGDVILKLNETLIDNTAQLRNLIAAMTPETDVVLLILRDGEEKKVKVSLGKLAADEIAPEIEERLNKLFGFKAVPFDEQASQKYGHNKSLKGVIVTELRKSSQPFRSGLRNGDLIVAFNRNKLDGIEDFNEAISNIKEGNTVLFTIIRNNRSFFVAFKL from the coding sequence ATGAAAAGGAAAAACTATCTTTCCTCCACACCATTAATTCTGATTGGTATATTTACCGGGGCACTGTTCTTCTCAAATTTAGCTCCAATTTCTCAGGCTGAAGAAAGTGCTCCATCAATAAATAATGAGATTAATAACCAGGAGGGAGAAAAGAATCCGGTCGATCAACCATTATTAACGCTTCGAGATTTTAATAAGGCGTATATTAATATTGCCAAAAAAGTTAATCCAGCAGTTGTTACGGTTTTTACCGAAAAAATCCATAAAGTAAGAAATGTTGGATCACCTTTTTTTAATAGTCCGTTCGACCCATTTTTTAAGGATTTTTTTGGCAGGCAATTTCAACCAAAAACACCACAGGAAAAAGAATATCGCCAACAAGGTTTAGGATCCGGTGTAATCGTAGATAATAATGGATACATCCTTACAAACAATCATGTTATCGAAGGTGCAGATACCATTTATGTGCGGCTAATGGATTTGCGGGAAATTCCTGTTAAGGTGATTGGTGCCGACCCTAAAACAGATATTGCTGTTTTAAAAGTAGATGAGGAGAATTTGACCTATACAAAATTGGGGGATAGTAATAAGCTGGAAGTTGGCGAATGGGTACTTGCAATCGGCAGCCCTATGAGTCCCGATTTAGCGCATACAGTAACCAACGGAATTGTAAGTGCGAAAGGCCGTTCTAATGTTGGGTTGGCTGATTATGAAGATTTTATTCAAACTGATGCTGCAATAAATCCCGGGAACTCGGGAGGTGCACTCATAAACCTTGACGGTGAATTGGTTGGTATAAATACAGCAATTGCAACGCGTAGTGGTGGCTACCAAGGAATTGGCTTTGCCGTCCCAATAAATATGGCAAAGAATGTAATGAAGTCGCTTATAAAACATGGTACTGTTGTCAGGGGTTGGCTGGGAATCTATATCCAGGATGTTAATGAAACTATGGCAACGGCTATGGATTTACCTAATTCAAAAGGCACCCTGGTCTCGGACGTTTCTGAAGATGGCCCTGCGGAGGAAGCTGGAATTAAACCTGGCGATGTTATACTAAAACTTAACGAAACTTTGATTGATAATACAGCACAATTAAGAAATCTAATTGCCGCAATGACGCCCGAAACAGATGTAGTGTTACTAATATTGCGCGATGGTGAAGAAAAAAAAGTAAAAGTTTCCCTTGGCAAACTGGCCGCAGATGAAATAGCCCCGGAGATTGAGGAAAGATTAAACAAATTATTTGGGTTTAAAGCTGTTCCATTTGATGAACAAGCCAGCCAAAAGTATGGGCACAATAAATCATTAAAAGGTGTCATTGTCACTGAGTTAAGAAAATCAAGCCAACCATTTCGCTCAGGATTAAGAAACGGTGATCTGATTGTTGCGTTTAATAGAAATAAACTGGACGGCATTGAGGATTTTAATGAAGCGATTTCAAATATAAAAGAGGGAAATACTGTTCTGTTTACAATAATCCGAAACAACAGAAGTTTCTTTGT